From Tripterygium wilfordii isolate XIE 37 chromosome 16, ASM1340144v1, whole genome shotgun sequence, one genomic window encodes:
- the LOC119980817 gene encoding axial regulator YABBY 1-like isoform X2: protein MSSSSSSTSTLSSLNHNLPPPSEQLCYVHCSICDTVLAVSVPSTSLFKTVTVRCGHCTNLLPANMRGLLFSPSNQFHLGHSFFTPSHHNLMEEIIPNPSQHNLPFNQTSASDFAMPNRGVADEIPRPPFINRPPEKRQRVPSAYNRFIKDEIQRIKAGNPDITHREAFSAAAKNWAHFPHIHFGLMPDQTAKRANVLTQEGEVVLMKDNFSTTTTANVGVSPF, encoded by the exons AtgtcctcctcttcttcttcgacTTCTACCCTGTCTTCATTGAACCACAACCTCCCTCCTCCTTCCGAGCAGCTCTGTTATGTCCATTGTAGCATCTGTGACACTGTCCTTGCG GTGAGTGTTCCATCTACAAGTTTGTTCAAGACTGTCACGGTTCGATGCGGCCACTGCACGAATCTGTTGCCTGCGAACATGCGCGGATTGCTTTTCTCACCCTCTAATCAGTTTCACTTGGGTCACTCTTTCTTTACTCCCTCTCACCATAATCTTATG GAGGAGATCATCCCAAACCCATCTCAACATAACCTTCCCTTCAATCAAACAAGTGCAAGTGACTTTGCTATGCCAAATCGAGGAGTGGCTGATGAGATTCCAAGGCCTCCATTCATCAACAGAC cCCCGGAGAAGAGACAGAGAGTGCCCTCTGCGTACAACCGATTCATCAA GGACGAGATCCAACGCATCAAGGCTGGAAATCCAGATATAACACACAGAGAAGCATTTAGTGCAGCGGCAAAGAAT TGGGCCCACTTTCCACATATTCACTTTGGTCTCATGCCTGACCAGACTGCAAAGAGGGCTAACGTGCTCACCCAG GAAGGAGAGGTTGTCCTGATGAAAGATAATTTCTCCACTACAACTACTGCTAATGTAGGCGTCTCTCCCTTCTAA
- the LOC119980829 gene encoding terpene synthase 10-like, translating into MCINACGFLCNLVISYAQQVFDKIPSLDQGLNFSSMALIHIPCALSISTISSQHQQRNHTSFSSLISKTFVPCTIKCVIVDPEKIVIRRSANYQPPVWDHNYIQSLNSEYSGGSYVEQTNKLKGEVKMMLNKVVDHVEQLELIDTLQRLGLSYHFEEDIKRIIDTIYHNIQNNKQSKREMNLYATSLEFRILRQRGYNLNQEVFRSFVQDDSGNFMAFLRDDIQGMLHLYEASFLMVGGETILEDAKDFASKHLEEYVKNKNRDQDHVLYELVSHALELPLHWRMLRLEARWFIDVYDRTRGMNPTLLEFAKLDFNIVQAEHQKDVRLASRWWRSTGVGETLSFARDRLMENFLWSVGMAFEPHFGYYRRMETRVHALLTALDDVYDVYGSLDELELFTDAIQRWNVNVIEELPDYMRIPFFTLYNAMNEVAFNVLKEKGFHVVTCLKKALADLFRCYLSEAKWFYSGYTPTLEEYMKESWISVVAPTMLVHTCLITNPLSNDILKSLAKYPDILRYSSMIVRLADDLGTSPDEIKRGDNPKSIQCYMHETGASEEEARQHIRHLISETWKKINAEKLADSDFSPIFIDIAINLARTAQIVYLYGDGHASQDNQTRDLMKSLFIDPIS; encoded by the exons ATGTGTATAAATGCATGTGGATTTCTCTGCAATTTGGTCATCTCATATGCACAACAAGTGTTCGATAAAATTCCATCGCTAGACCAAGGCCTTAACTTCTCCTCAATGGCTCTTATCCACATACCTTGTGCCCTCTCTATCTCAACAATCTCTAGCCAGCACCAACAGAGAAACCACACTTCCTTCTCATCACTGATCAGCAAAACCTTTGTCCCTTGTACGATCAAATGTGTTATTGTAGATCCTGAAAAGATCGTTATTAGACGATCCGCAAACTACCAACCTCCTGTTTGGGATCACAATTATATTCAGTCCCTCAACAGTGAATATTCA GGAGGATCATATGTTGAACAGACTAACAAGCTTAAGGGTGAAGTGAAGATGATGCTAAACAAAGTGGTGGATCATGTCGAACAACTCGAGCTAATCGATACCTTACAGAGGCTCGGATTGTCCTATCACTTTGAAGAAGACATTAAGCGAATAATCGACACCATCTACCACAATATTCAGAACAATAAACAGAGTAAAAGAGAGATGAATTTATATGCTACTTCTCTAGAATTTAGAATACTACGTCAACGAGGCTATAATTTAAATCAAG AGGTTTTCCGAAGCTTCGTCCAAGATGACAGTGGAAATTTCATGGCATTTCTTCGTGACGATATCCAAGGAATGTTACATCTGTATGAAGCTTCATTTCTGATGGTTGGCGGTGAAACTATCTTGGAGGATGCAAAAGATTTTGCTTCAAAACATCTGGAGGAGTatgttaaaaacaaaaatcgaGATCAAGATCATGTTTTGTACGAGCTAGTGAGTCATGCCTTGGAGCTTCCATTGCATTGGAGGATGCTAAGATTGGAAGCTAGGTGGTTTATTGATGTTTATGACAGAACACGAGGCATGAATCCAACTCTACTTGAGTTTGCTAAGTTGGATTTCAATATTGTTCAAGCTGAACACCAGAAAGATGTTCGATTAGCTTCCAG GTGGTGGAGGTCTACTGGAGTAGGTGAAACATTGAGTTTTGCAAGGGACAGATTGATGGAGAACTTTCTCTGGTCTGTTGGGATGGCATTTGAGCCTCATTTTGGATACTACAGGAGGATGGAAACCAGAGTCCACGCACTTCTCACCGCACTTGATGATGTTTACGATGTCTATGGCAGTTTGGATGAGCTCGAACTCTTTACAGATGCTATTCAAAG ATGGAACGTGAATGTAATTGAAGAACTTCCAGACTACATGAGGATACCTTTCTTCACTCTCTACAATGCCATGAATGAAGTAGCTTTCAATGTTCTAAAGGAAAAAGGATTCCACGTTGTTACTTGCTTGAAGAAAGCT TTGGCAGATTTATTCAGATGTTATTTATCTGAGGCGAAGTGGTTTTACAGTGGATACACACCGACTCTAGAAGAGTACATGAAGGAATCATGGATATCAGTGGTAGCACCAACAATGCTTGTCCATACTTGTTTGATTACAAATCCCTTGTCCAATGACATCCTGAAAAGTTTAGCAAAGTATCCAGATATACTTCGTTACTCATCGATGATTGTACGATTGGCAGACGATCTCGGAACTTCCCCG GATGAGATCAAGAGAGGAGATAATCCTAAATCAATCCAATGTTACATGCACGAAACAGGCGCatcagaagaagaagcaaggcaACACATACGACATTTGATTAGTGAAACATGGAAGAAAATTAACGCAGAAAAACTTGCAGATTCTGATTTCTCTCCAATTTTTATTGACATCGCAATAAATCTGGCACGAACGGCCCAGATCGTGTACTTGTATGGAGATGGTCATGCTAGCCAAGACAACCAGACCAGGGATCTTATGAAATCACTGTTCATAGATCCCATCTCTTAG
- the LOC119980817 gene encoding protein YABBY 4-like isoform X4 gives MSSSSSSTSTLSSLNHNLPPPSEQLCYVHCSICDTVLAVSVPSTSLFKTVTVRCGHCTNLLPANMRGLLFSPSNQFHLGHSFFTPSHHNLMEEIIPNPSQHNLPFNQTSASDFAMPNRGVADEIPRPPFINRPPEKRQRVPSAYNRFIKDEIQRIKAGNPDITHREAFSAAAKNWAHFPHIHFGLMPDQTAKRANVLTQEGEVVLMKDNFSTTTTAN, from the exons AtgtcctcctcttcttcttcgacTTCTACCCTGTCTTCATTGAACCACAACCTCCCTCCTCCTTCCGAGCAGCTCTGTTATGTCCATTGTAGCATCTGTGACACTGTCCTTGCG GTGAGTGTTCCATCTACAAGTTTGTTCAAGACTGTCACGGTTCGATGCGGCCACTGCACGAATCTGTTGCCTGCGAACATGCGCGGATTGCTTTTCTCACCCTCTAATCAGTTTCACTTGGGTCACTCTTTCTTTACTCCCTCTCACCATAATCTTATG GAGGAGATCATCCCAAACCCATCTCAACATAACCTTCCCTTCAATCAAACAAGTGCAAGTGACTTTGCTATGCCAAATCGAGGAGTGGCTGATGAGATTCCAAGGCCTCCATTCATCAACAGAC cCCCGGAGAAGAGACAGAGAGTGCCCTCTGCGTACAACCGATTCATCAA GGACGAGATCCAACGCATCAAGGCTGGAAATCCAGATATAACACACAGAGAAGCATTTAGTGCAGCGGCAAAGAAT TGGGCCCACTTTCCACATATTCACTTTGGTCTCATGCCTGACCAGACTGCAAAGAGGGCTAACGTGCTCACCCAG GAAGGAGAGGTTGTCCTGATGAAAGATAATTTCTCCACTACAACTACTGCTAAT TAA
- the LOC119980817 gene encoding axial regulator YABBY 1-like isoform X1: MSSSSSSTSTLSSLNHNLPPPSEQLCYVHCSICDTVLAVSVPSTSLFKTVTVRCGHCTNLLPANMRGLLFSPSNQFHLGHSFFTPSHHNLMEEIIPNPSQHNLPFNQTSASDFAMPNRGVADEIPRPPFINRPPEKRQRVPSAYNRFIKDEIQRIKAGNPDITHREAFSAAAKNWAHFPHIHFGLMPDQTAKRANVLTQEGEVVLMKDNFSTTTTANRDGDSNLGITKSSICLNHIGRGVVGSVQCPLVLILLPAYILGNLISNVFSLCGNQPCNLLN, from the exons AtgtcctcctcttcttcttcgacTTCTACCCTGTCTTCATTGAACCACAACCTCCCTCCTCCTTCCGAGCAGCTCTGTTATGTCCATTGTAGCATCTGTGACACTGTCCTTGCG GTGAGTGTTCCATCTACAAGTTTGTTCAAGACTGTCACGGTTCGATGCGGCCACTGCACGAATCTGTTGCCTGCGAACATGCGCGGATTGCTTTTCTCACCCTCTAATCAGTTTCACTTGGGTCACTCTTTCTTTACTCCCTCTCACCATAATCTTATG GAGGAGATCATCCCAAACCCATCTCAACATAACCTTCCCTTCAATCAAACAAGTGCAAGTGACTTTGCTATGCCAAATCGAGGAGTGGCTGATGAGATTCCAAGGCCTCCATTCATCAACAGAC cCCCGGAGAAGAGACAGAGAGTGCCCTCTGCGTACAACCGATTCATCAA GGACGAGATCCAACGCATCAAGGCTGGAAATCCAGATATAACACACAGAGAAGCATTTAGTGCAGCGGCAAAGAAT TGGGCCCACTTTCCACATATTCACTTTGGTCTCATGCCTGACCAGACTGCAAAGAGGGCTAACGTGCTCACCCAG GAAGGAGAGGTTGTCCTGATGAAAGATAATTTCTCCACTACAACTACTGCTAAT CGGGATGGGGATTCGAATTTGGGTATCACCAAGTCGAGTATATGTCTTAACCATATCGGTCGAGGGGTTGTCGGCTCCGTTCAATGTCCTTTGGTGTTGATATTACTTCCAGCCTATATACTAGGGAACTTAATTTCTAATGTATTTTCTTTGTGTGGCAATCAACCTTGTAATCTTTTAAATTAA
- the LOC119980817 gene encoding axial regulator YABBY 1-like isoform X3 has product MSSSSSSTSTLSSLNHNLPPPSEQLCYVHCSICDTVLAVSVPSTSLFKTVTVRCGHCTNLLPANMRGLLFSPSNQFHLGHSFFTPSHHNLMEEIIPNPSQHNLPFNQTSASDFAMPNRGVADEIPRPPFINRPPEKRQRVPSAYNRFIKDEIQRIKAGNPDITHREAFSAAAKNWAHFPHIHFGLMPDQTAKRANVLTQEGEVVLMKDNFSTTTTANVTS; this is encoded by the exons AtgtcctcctcttcttcttcgacTTCTACCCTGTCTTCATTGAACCACAACCTCCCTCCTCCTTCCGAGCAGCTCTGTTATGTCCATTGTAGCATCTGTGACACTGTCCTTGCG GTGAGTGTTCCATCTACAAGTTTGTTCAAGACTGTCACGGTTCGATGCGGCCACTGCACGAATCTGTTGCCTGCGAACATGCGCGGATTGCTTTTCTCACCCTCTAATCAGTTTCACTTGGGTCACTCTTTCTTTACTCCCTCTCACCATAATCTTATG GAGGAGATCATCCCAAACCCATCTCAACATAACCTTCCCTTCAATCAAACAAGTGCAAGTGACTTTGCTATGCCAAATCGAGGAGTGGCTGATGAGATTCCAAGGCCTCCATTCATCAACAGAC cCCCGGAGAAGAGACAGAGAGTGCCCTCTGCGTACAACCGATTCATCAA GGACGAGATCCAACGCATCAAGGCTGGAAATCCAGATATAACACACAGAGAAGCATTTAGTGCAGCGGCAAAGAAT TGGGCCCACTTTCCACATATTCACTTTGGTCTCATGCCTGACCAGACTGCAAAGAGGGCTAACGTGCTCACCCAG GAAGGAGAGGTTGTCCTGATGAAAGATAATTTCTCCACTACAACTACTGCTAAT GTGACTTCATGA